The Acidobacteriota bacterium genome has a segment encoding these proteins:
- the secY gene encoding preprotein translocase subunit SecY encodes MIESVKNVFAIPELRKRVLFTLGILGVYRIGSHIPTPGVNTEALQILVEQAGNTMFGLYNMFSGGNLAQATIFALGIMPYISASIILQLLTVVWPYLERLSKEGELGRRKITQYTRYSTIGLCVVQSMAIAIFLERQTNIAGGLPLVYEPGWSFRLMTVLTLTTGTAFIMWLGEQITERGIGNGMSLIIFAGIVVGLPTAVLTTLDQMRSGAIGLFTLIALVVVMVLVIGAVVFIERGHRRVTVQYAKRVVGRRMYGGTSTHIPLKVNTGGVIPVIFASSILAFPATAATAFPVGGWFQTVTDQLQNGMPAYYLLFVGGIIFFAYFYTAIIFNPDDVAENMRKYGGFIPGIRPGKRTAEHIDTILTRITFAGSIYLALVAVMPDLMITGFRADAVPFIGDQLDVLLPGFITNGLGVTFYFGGTSLLIIVGVSMDTVNQVESQLIMRHYDGFMKKTRIRGRRG; translated from the coding sequence ATGATCGAAAGCGTCAAGAACGTCTTCGCGATTCCGGAACTGCGCAAGCGTGTGCTGTTCACGCTCGGCATCCTGGGCGTGTACCGCATAGGCAGCCACATTCCGACGCCCGGCGTGAACACCGAGGCGCTGCAGATTCTCGTCGAGCAGGCCGGCAACACCATGTTCGGCCTGTACAACATGTTCTCGGGCGGCAACCTCGCGCAGGCGACGATCTTCGCGCTGGGCATCATGCCCTACATCAGCGCGTCGATCATCCTGCAGTTGCTCACCGTCGTCTGGCCGTACCTGGAACGGCTGTCGAAGGAGGGCGAGCTGGGCCGCCGGAAGATCACGCAGTACACGCGGTACAGCACGATTGGGCTCTGCGTGGTGCAGTCGATGGCGATCGCGATCTTCTTGGAGCGGCAGACGAACATCGCGGGCGGGTTGCCGCTGGTCTACGAGCCGGGCTGGTCGTTCCGGCTGATGACGGTGCTGACCCTGACGACGGGTACCGCCTTCATCATGTGGCTCGGGGAGCAGATCACCGAGCGGGGCATCGGCAACGGCATGTCGCTGATCATCTTCGCGGGGATCGTCGTCGGCCTGCCGACGGCCGTTCTCACGACGCTGGATCAGATGCGCAGCGGCGCTATCGGCCTGTTCACGCTGATCGCGCTGGTCGTCGTGATGGTGCTGGTGATAGGGGCCGTCGTCTTCATCGAACGGGGGCACCGGCGGGTGACCGTGCAGTACGCCAAACGCGTCGTGGGGCGGCGCATGTACGGCGGCACGAGCACGCATATCCCGCTCAAGGTCAACACGGGCGGCGTCATCCCCGTGATCTTCGCGTCGTCCATCCTGGCGTTCCCGGCGACCGCGGCGACGGCGTTCCCGGTGGGCGGCTGGTTCCAGACGGTCACGGACCAGTTGCAGAACGGCATGCCGGCCTACTACCTGCTGTTCGTGGGCGGGATCATCTTCTTCGCGTACTTCTACACCGCGATCATCTTCAATCCGGACGACGTCGCGGAGAACATGCGCAAGTACGGGGGCTTCATCCCGGGCATCCGGCCCGGGAAGCGGACGGCGGAGCACATCGACACGATCCTGACCCGGATCACCTTCGCCGGGTCGATCTACCTGGCGCTGGTGGCGGTGATGCCCGACCTGATGATCACCGGTTTTCGGGCCGACGCCGTGCCGTTCATCGGGGATCAGCTCGACGTGCTGCTGCCCGGCTTCATCACGAACGGCCTCGGCGTGACGTTCTATTTCGGCGGCACCTCGCTGCTGATCATCGTCGGTGTCTCCATGGACACGGTGAATCAGGTGGAGTCGCAGTTGATCATGCGGCACTACGACGGATTCATGAAGAAGACGCGGATTCGCGGGCGGCGTGGTTGA
- the rpsK gene encoding 30S ribosomal protein S11, translating into MAKSDSVETGKKPAGRPARRKKTFKKRGEKRVVHHGVVHIQASFNNTIITVTDSAGAVLSWSSAGGIGFKGSRKGTPFAATQAAMAAGHAAKGFGVRSVEVRVKGPGAGRESAIRALQTSVGLDIKSIRDVTPIPHNGCRPPKKRRV; encoded by the coding sequence ATGGCCAAGAGCGACAGCGTTGAAACCGGGAAGAAGCCGGCCGGAAGGCCGGCGCGCCGCAAGAAGACGTTCAAGAAGCGTGGCGAGAAGCGGGTGGTCCATCACGGGGTGGTGCACATCCAGGCGTCGTTCAACAACACCATCATCACCGTCACCGACAGCGCCGGCGCGGTGCTGTCGTGGTCGAGCGCCGGGGGTATCGGTTTCAAGGGGTCGCGGAAAGGGACGCCCTTCGCGGCGACCCAGGCGGCCATGGCGGCCGGTCACGCGGCCAAGGGATTCGGCGTGCGTTCGGTCGAGGTCAGGGTGAAGGGGCCGGGCGCCGGTCGGGAGTCGGCGATTCGGGCGCTGCAAACCTCCGTCGGCCTCGACATCAAGTCGATCCGCGACGTGACGCCGATCCCGCACAACGGGTGCCGGCCGCCGAAGAAGCGCCGCGTTTGA
- the map gene encoding type I methionyl aminopeptidase: protein MISCKSPAELQRMRAANGLVAQVLGELREIVDVGVTTRELDAIAEGRVRAAGAIPAFKGYHGYPATLCTSVNEEVVHGIPSGRRLRDGDIVSIDLGVVLDEYYGDAAVTLPVGTISEHAEMLLHVTEQALARSIAQVRLGGHVSDLGHAVQRHVEAHGYSVVREFVGHGIGTSLHEEPQVPNYGEPGQGDRLLEGMVLAIEPMVSMGKPAVRVLRDGWTAVTRDGSLAAHFEHSVAVTAEGPLVLSRPLPGTGASGDGVAATTWALVDGA from the coding sequence ATGATCTCGTGCAAGAGTCCCGCCGAGCTGCAGCGCATGCGCGCCGCCAACGGGCTCGTCGCGCAGGTGCTGGGGGAGTTGCGGGAGATCGTGGACGTGGGAGTGACCACGCGCGAGCTGGATGCGATTGCGGAGGGCCGCGTGCGCGCGGCGGGTGCGATTCCGGCGTTCAAGGGGTATCACGGCTATCCCGCCACGCTCTGCACGTCGGTGAACGAGGAAGTGGTGCACGGGATTCCGTCCGGTCGACGATTGCGCGACGGCGACATCGTGTCCATCGATCTGGGGGTCGTGCTGGACGAGTACTACGGCGATGCGGCGGTGACCCTGCCGGTAGGCACGATCAGCGAGCATGCGGAGATGCTGCTGCACGTGACGGAGCAGGCGCTGGCCCGGTCGATAGCGCAGGTCCGGCTGGGCGGCCACGTCTCGGATCTGGGGCACGCGGTGCAGCGCCACGTCGAAGCGCACGGGTACTCCGTGGTGCGCGAGTTCGTCGGGCACGGAATCGGCACGAGCCTGCACGAGGAGCCGCAGGTGCCGAACTACGGGGAGCCCGGCCAGGGGGACCGTCTGCTGGAGGGCATGGTCCTGGCCATCGAGCCGATGGTCAGCATGGGCAAGCCGGCCGTGCGCGTGCTTCGCGACGGATGGACCGCGGTCACTCGCGACGGCAGCCTGGCCGCGCATTTCGAGCATTCGGTGGCGGTGACCGCGGAGGGACCGCTGGTGTTGAGTCGCCCGCTGCCGGGAACGGGCGCGTCCGGAGACGGCGTTGCCGCGACCACGTGGGCGCTGGTCGACGGCGCCTAG
- the rpmC gene encoding 50S ribosomal protein L29 — protein MAKVSELRELETEELEQRVGELDDQVFRLRLQKSMGQADAAYKMRGLRRDRARVKTLLRERELDAAPAAAAEPAATD, from the coding sequence ATGGCGAAGGTGTCAGAGCTTCGCGAGCTGGAGACCGAAGAGCTCGAGCAACGCGTGGGCGAGCTCGACGACCAGGTGTTCCGGTTGCGCCTCCAGAAGTCGATGGGGCAGGCCGACGCGGCGTACAAGATGCGGGGGTTGCGCCGCGACCGGGCGCGGGTGAAGACGTTGTTGCGGGAGCGCGAGCTCGATGCGGCGCCCGCTGCCGCGGCGGAGCCGGCCGCGACCGACTGA
- a CDS encoding 50S ribosomal protein L15, translated as MDLSTLQPPKGARRNRKRVGRGEGGGTGVTAGRGHKGQQSRSGYSRKRGFEGGQMPIHRRLPKRGFHNPFRVAYEVVNLDTLEARFEAGDEVTPDVLREHGLISRTALVKVLARGELTKALSVTAHRFSAKAGERIAAAGGRTDVAPRVRSKGRPKAEEEAAE; from the coding sequence ATGGACCTCAGTACGCTGCAGCCGCCCAAGGGCGCTCGCCGCAACCGGAAGCGCGTCGGCCGCGGCGAGGGCGGCGGGACCGGCGTGACCGCCGGCCGCGGACACAAGGGGCAGCAGTCGCGTTCCGGGTACTCCCGCAAGCGGGGTTTCGAGGGCGGGCAGATGCCGATTCACCGGCGCCTGCCGAAGCGCGGCTTCCACAACCCCTTCCGGGTCGCCTACGAGGTGGTGAATCTCGACACCCTGGAGGCGCGGTTCGAGGCGGGCGACGAGGTGACCCCGGACGTGTTGCGCGAGCACGGGTTGATCAGCCGGACCGCGCTGGTCAAGGTACTGGCCCGCGGCGAGCTGACCAAGGCGTTGTCGGTGACCGCGCATCGCTTCAGTGCGAAGGCGGGTGAGCGGATCGCGGCCGCGGGCGGACGGACGGACGTGGCGCCGCGCGTGCGGTCGAAGGGGCGGCCGAAGGCCGAGGAAGAAGCCGCGGAATGA
- a CDS encoding adenylate kinase, protein MNLMLMGPPGAGKGTQARRLARGFRVPHIATGDILREAVEMDSPLGRAAAQIMDAGQLVGDEIVIGIVRHRLQRPDAATGFVLDGFPRTVPQAEALDAMLDRRNPLVVLDIAVEDADIIRRLSRRRVCATCGTIVGATEGTPPSSCPDCDGVLVQRRDDQESVVRERLAVYRERTAPLIDYYRNRPTFRSIDGSLTEDEVAAAVADAAHGVSAVRRSA, encoded by the coding sequence TTGAATCTGATGCTGATGGGGCCGCCGGGCGCGGGGAAGGGGACGCAGGCGCGTCGTCTGGCCCGCGGGTTTCGGGTGCCCCACATCGCGACCGGCGACATCCTGCGCGAGGCGGTCGAGATGGACAGTCCGCTCGGCCGCGCGGCGGCCCAGATCATGGACGCCGGGCAACTGGTCGGCGACGAGATCGTGATCGGGATCGTCCGGCACCGGCTCCAGAGGCCCGACGCGGCCACCGGATTCGTGCTCGACGGGTTTCCCCGCACGGTTCCGCAGGCCGAGGCGCTCGACGCGATGCTGGACCGCAGGAATCCGCTCGTGGTCCTCGACATCGCCGTCGAGGACGCGGACATCATCCGCCGGTTGTCCAGACGACGCGTGTGCGCGACGTGCGGCACGATCGTCGGGGCGACGGAGGGGACGCCGCCGAGCTCGTGCCCCGACTGCGACGGGGTGCTCGTGCAGCGCCGCGACGATCAGGAGTCGGTGGTGCGGGAGCGGCTGGCCGTGTACCGGGAGCGGACGGCGCCGTTGATCGACTACTACCGGAACCGTCCGACGTTCCGGTCGATAGACGGCAGCCTGACGGAGGACGAGGTGGCCGCCGCCGTGGCCGACGCGGCCCACGGCGTCTCGGCCGTGCGCCGGAGTGCGTGA
- the rplE gene encoding 50S ribosomal protein L5: protein MSRLRERYYDDVVPALRKEFGYANVMAVPKIERVVVNMGLGAATQNSKLIDVGAKELARITGQQPVTRRARKSVAQFKVRQGMPIGVMVTLRRTRMYEFLDRLVSIALPRVRDFRGVSPKGFDGRGNYTLGLKDQLIFLEIDYMQVDHARGMNISVVTTAGTDEEGRKLLQLMGMPFRKN from the coding sequence ATGAGTCGTCTGCGCGAGCGCTACTACGACGACGTCGTGCCGGCCCTCCGCAAGGAGTTCGGCTATGCCAACGTCATGGCGGTGCCGAAGATCGAGCGCGTCGTCGTGAACATGGGGTTGGGGGCGGCGACCCAGAATTCCAAGCTGATCGACGTCGGCGCGAAGGAGCTGGCGCGCATCACGGGTCAGCAGCCGGTCACGCGCCGCGCGCGCAAGTCCGTGGCGCAGTTCAAGGTGCGGCAGGGCATGCCGATCGGCGTGATGGTCACGCTGCGGCGTACACGGATGTACGAGTTCCTGGACCGGCTGGTCTCGATCGCGTTGCCGCGCGTGCGCGACTTCCGTGGGGTGTCCCCCAAGGGGTTCGACGGCCGCGGGAACTACACCCTGGGCCTGAAGGACCAGTTGATCTTCCTCGAAATCGACTACATGCAGGTCGATCACGCGCGCGGCATGAACATCTCCGTGGTGACGACGGCAGGCACGGACGAGGAGGGTCGCAAACTGCTGCAACTGATGGGGATGCCGTTCCGCAAGAACTGA
- the rpsQ gene encoding 30S ribosomal protein S17 → MGNQREVVGIVVRDKMDKGVIVAVERRVRHDVYRKIRRRTRTFMAHDEENSARVGDRVAMAESRPLSKRKRFVVTRVINRAETV, encoded by the coding sequence ATGGGAAACCAACGCGAGGTCGTGGGCATCGTGGTCCGGGACAAGATGGACAAGGGCGTGATCGTCGCGGTCGAGCGCCGGGTGCGCCACGACGTCTATCGCAAGATACGGCGCCGGACGCGGACGTTCATGGCGCACGACGAAGAGAACAGCGCCCGGGTCGGAGACCGCGTCGCGATGGCCGAGTCGCGTCCGCTCAGCAAGCGCAAGCGGTTCGTCGTCACGCGCGTCATCAATCGGGCCGAGACGGTTTGA
- a CDS encoding 50S ribosomal protein L18, whose translation MKVKTKKDRRTRVRLRQRQRLSGTPERPRLAVNRSLAHISAQVIDDHAGRTIASASSTEPAIRGRFEDGARGGNVAGARIVGAVVAERALEKGVKHVVFDRGGFLYHGRVRSVAEAAREGGLDF comes from the coding sequence ATGAAAGTCAAGACCAAGAAGGATCGCCGCACGCGGGTGCGGCTGCGCCAGCGGCAGCGCCTCAGCGGGACGCCGGAGCGTCCGCGGCTCGCGGTGAACCGCAGCTTGGCGCATATCTCGGCGCAGGTGATAGACGACCACGCCGGGCGCACGATTGCGTCGGCGTCGAGCACGGAGCCGGCCATCAGGGGCCGGTTCGAGGATGGCGCGCGGGGCGGGAACGTCGCCGGCGCGCGGATCGTCGGAGCCGTCGTCGCGGAACGGGCGCTGGAGAAGGGCGTCAAGCACGTCGTGTTCGACCGCGGCGGATTCCTGTACCACGGGCGGGTGCGTTCGGTCGCCGAGGCGGCCCGCGAAGGCGGGCTCGACTTCTAG
- the rpsM gene encoding 30S ribosomal protein S13 yields MARIAGVDLPRSKRVEVGLTYIFGIGPARSVDILEAAGVKPETRVKDLAEDEVRRISRAIEEYGRVEGDLRKEISLNIKRLIEIGCYRGLRHRRNLPVRGQRTNTNARTRKGPRRGAVAKKKTS; encoded by the coding sequence ATGGCACGCATCGCTGGCGTCGATCTGCCCCGCTCGAAGCGGGTTGAAGTCGGGCTGACCTATATCTTCGGAATCGGTCCCGCCCGTTCGGTGGACATTCTGGAGGCGGCCGGCGTCAAGCCGGAAACGCGCGTGAAGGACCTGGCGGAGGACGAGGTTCGCCGGATCAGTCGCGCCATCGAAGAGTACGGCCGCGTCGAGGGGGACCTGCGCAAGGAGATCTCGCTGAACATCAAGCGCCTGATCGAGATCGGGTGCTATCGCGGGCTGCGTCATCGCCGGAACCTGCCGGTGCGCGGCCAGCGTACGAATACGAACGCGCGGACCCGGAAGGGCCCGCGCCGTGGCGCCGTCGCCAAGAAGAAGACCAGTTGA
- a CDS encoding 50S ribosomal protein L6 — MSRVGKKPIPIPAGVKVDIRPDAVEVKGPKGTLLQPLPPGVRIEADGEQLLAHPAREDAALAKFHGLGRSLVANAVHGVSQGFKKELDIVGIGYRAEHTGKQVVFALGYSHPIEFDIPEGIEIAVEKQTHLTVSGIDRQRVGQVAADIRALRKPDPYKQKGVRYTGEVLKKKVGKTGA, encoded by the coding sequence ATGTCGCGGGTAGGCAAGAAGCCGATTCCGATTCCGGCGGGCGTGAAGGTCGACATCAGACCCGATGCCGTGGAGGTCAAGGGGCCGAAGGGGACGCTGCTCCAGCCCCTGCCCCCGGGCGTGCGGATCGAAGCCGACGGCGAGCAGTTGCTGGCGCATCCGGCCCGGGAGGACGCCGCGCTGGCGAAGTTCCACGGACTCGGCCGCAGCCTCGTCGCCAACGCCGTGCACGGGGTGTCGCAGGGCTTCAAGAAGGAGCTCGACATCGTCGGCATCGGGTACCGCGCCGAGCACACCGGCAAGCAGGTGGTGTTCGCGCTCGGCTACTCGCACCCGATCGAGTTCGACATTCCGGAAGGCATCGAGATCGCGGTCGAGAAGCAGACCCACCTCACGGTCAGCGGGATCGATCGGCAGCGGGTGGGGCAGGTCGCGGCGGACATCCGCGCTCTCCGCAAGCCCGATCCGTACAAGCAGAAGGGCGTGCGGTACACCGGCGAGGTGTTGAAGAAGAAGGTCGGAAAGACCGGCGCATAG
- a CDS encoding 30S ribosomal protein S5: MRESRAKIDPAMLDLKDAVVSINRVTKVVKGGKNLSFSALVVVGDGAGHCGFAVGKAKEVPSAIKKGIEAAKKALIRVPLQATSIPHPILGRYGAGRVLLKPAPQGTGIIAGGAVRAVVELAGIHDILTKSLGSDNPQNVVRATFAGLYGLKDPVQVARLRGRELEELTA, translated from the coding sequence ATGCGCGAATCACGAGCCAAGATCGACCCGGCCATGCTCGACCTGAAGGACGCGGTGGTGTCCATCAATCGGGTGACCAAGGTTGTCAAGGGCGGCAAGAACCTCAGCTTCAGCGCCCTCGTCGTCGTCGGTGACGGGGCGGGGCACTGCGGCTTCGCGGTCGGCAAGGCCAAGGAAGTGCCGTCGGCCATCAAGAAGGGAATCGAGGCGGCCAAGAAGGCGCTGATCCGGGTGCCGTTGCAGGCGACCTCGATACCGCACCCGATTCTCGGTCGGTACGGGGCGGGACGCGTCCTGCTGAAGCCCGCGCCGCAGGGGACGGGCATCATCGCCGGCGGCGCCGTCCGGGCGGTCGTCGAGCTGGCCGGGATTCACGACATCCTGACGAAGTCCCTGGGGTCGGACAACCCGCAGAACGTCGTGCGGGCCACGTTCGCCGGACTCTACGGGCTCAAGGACCCGGTCCAGGTAGCCAGGCTGCGCGGCCGGGAGTTGGAGGAGCTCACCGCCTGA
- the rpsC gene encoding 30S ribosomal protein S3 produces MGQKVHPYGFRLGFNKTWRSRWYADRDYAKLLHEDLALKRDLKTRFSHAGVSRIEIERAANNLKLDIYTSRPGIIIGRKGTEVDKLKTEIQKRTSREVFINIQEIQKPELDAQLISENVALQLEKRVAFRRAMRKAVEAALRFGARGIKVRVGGRLNGAEIARSEWYLHGQLPLQTLRANIDYGFGQARTTYGVIGIKVWLYKGERLTPLVGREEEYRAPRRGARA; encoded by the coding sequence ATGGGGCAGAAAGTTCATCCGTACGGCTTCCGTCTGGGCTTCAACAAGACGTGGCGCTCCCGCTGGTACGCGGATCGCGACTACGCGAAGCTGCTGCACGAGGATCTCGCCCTGAAGCGCGATCTGAAGACCCGCTTCTCGCATGCCGGCGTGTCCCGGATCGAGATCGAACGGGCCGCCAACAACCTGAAGCTCGACATCTACACGTCCCGGCCGGGAATCATCATCGGCCGCAAGGGTACGGAGGTCGACAAGCTCAAGACGGAGATTCAGAAGCGCACGAGCCGCGAGGTCTTCATCAACATCCAGGAGATCCAGAAGCCGGAGCTCGACGCGCAGCTCATCAGCGAGAACGTCGCCTTGCAGCTCGAGAAACGGGTGGCGTTCCGCCGGGCGATGCGCAAGGCGGTCGAGGCCGCGCTCCGGTTCGGGGCTCGGGGCATCAAGGTGCGCGTGGGCGGGCGCCTGAACGGGGCCGAGATCGCGCGCTCGGAATGGTACCTCCACGGCCAGCTTCCGCTGCAGACGTTGCGGGCGAACATCGACTACGGGTTCGGTCAGGCGCGTACGACCTACGGCGTGATCGGCATCAAGGTGTGGCTCTACAAGGGCGAGCGTCTCACGCCGCTGGTGGGTCGCGAGGAGGAGTACCGAGCGCCGCGGCGCGGCGCGCGGGCCTGA
- a CDS encoding 50S ribosomal protein L24: MSRLRTPVRKNDNVVVMAGRDRGKRGRVLKVFPGRNRVVVEGVNFIKRHTRPNPRANVKGGIVEREAPVHASNVQIVCPECGSPARIGRLLLGDGRKVRVCRKCDGAVDK; the protein is encoded by the coding sequence ATGTCCCGACTACGCACCCCGGTGCGCAAGAACGACAACGTGGTCGTCATGGCCGGCAGGGATCGCGGCAAGCGCGGCCGCGTTCTCAAGGTGTTTCCCGGCCGCAACCGCGTGGTGGTCGAGGGCGTGAACTTCATCAAGCGCCACACGCGGCCGAATCCGCGCGCCAACGTCAAGGGGGGCATCGTCGAGCGCGAAGCCCCGGTGCATGCATCGAACGTGCAGATCGTGTGTCCGGAGTGCGGCTCTCCGGCGCGCATCGGCCGCCTGTTGCTCGGTGACGGCCGCAAGGTGCGCGTCTGCCGCAAATGCGACGGAGCTGTGGACAAATGA
- the rplP gene encoding 50S ribosomal protein L16 — protein MLMPKKVKYRKQHRGRMAGKAWRGSAVSFGDYGLRAMEPCWITDRQIEAARVAMTRFVKRGGKIWVRVFPDKPITKKPQETRMGKGKGAPEQWVAVVRPGRILFEMEGVSAADAKRAMELAAAKLPIEARFATRFGEAGA, from the coding sequence ATGTTGATGCCGAAGAAGGTCAAGTACCGCAAGCAGCACCGCGGGCGCATGGCCGGCAAGGCGTGGCGGGGGTCGGCCGTGTCGTTCGGCGACTATGGGTTGCGGGCGATGGAGCCGTGCTGGATCACCGATCGGCAGATCGAGGCGGCCCGCGTCGCGATGACGCGGTTCGTCAAGCGCGGCGGCAAGATCTGGGTGCGGGTGTTTCCGGACAAGCCGATTACCAAGAAGCCGCAGGAGACCCGCATGGGCAAGGGCAAGGGCGCGCCCGAGCAGTGGGTGGCGGTGGTGCGGCCGGGCCGCATCCTGTTCGAGATGGAAGGTGTGAGCGCCGCCGACGCGAAGCGGGCGATGGAGCTCGCGGCTGCGAAGCTGCCGATAGAGGCCCGTTTCGCGACGCGGTTCGGTGAGGCGGGGGCATAG
- the rplN gene encoding 50S ribosomal protein L14, producing the protein MIQMQSVLDVADNSGARKIAVINPLGGATGRYARLGDLVTAAVKEAAPDASVKKGQVVRAVIVRTRKEQRRRDGSYIRFDRNAAVLVNDQNEPVGTRVFGPVARELRERKFMKIISLAPEVL; encoded by the coding sequence ATGATCCAGATGCAATCCGTGCTCGACGTCGCGGACAATTCCGGCGCCCGCAAAATCGCCGTGATCAATCCGCTCGGGGGCGCCACCGGCCGCTACGCGCGACTCGGCGATCTGGTCACCGCCGCCGTGAAGGAGGCGGCCCCGGACGCGTCGGTCAAGAAGGGCCAGGTGGTCAGGGCGGTCATCGTACGCACGCGCAAGGAGCAGCGCCGTCGCGACGGAAGCTATATCCGGTTCGACCGCAACGCCGCCGTGCTCGTCAACGATCAGAACGAGCCGGTGGGCACCCGCGTCTTCGGTCCCGTCGCGCGGGAGCTGCGCGAGCGGAAGTTCATGAAGATCATCTCGCTCGCACCGGAAGTGCTGTGA
- the rpsS gene encoding 30S ribosomal protein S19 has protein sequence MSRSLKKGPFVDLPLLESIEAMNRNGVKKVVKTWSRRSTVVPEMVGHTVAVHNGKKFVPVYVTENMVGHKFGEFAPTRLFRGHPTKSEKSASRGGGR, from the coding sequence ATGAGCCGCTCGCTGAAGAAAGGCCCGTTCGTCGATCTGCCGCTCCTCGAGAGCATCGAGGCGATGAACCGGAACGGCGTCAAGAAGGTCGTCAAGACCTGGTCGCGCCGCTCGACGGTGGTTCCCGAGATGGTGGGACATACGGTGGCGGTTCACAACGGGAAGAAGTTCGTTCCGGTCTACGTCACCGAGAACATGGTGGGCCACAAGTTCGGCGAGTTCGCGCCGACGCGCCTGTTCCGGGGGCACCCGACCAAGAGCGAGAAGTCGGCGTCGAGGGGAGGCGGGCGGTGA
- the rpsH gene encoding 30S ribosomal protein S8: MADQIADMLTRIRNATMGHRPRVDVPDSRLKADIARILESEGYIAGFRQLELKNPRGDHPLRVLRLYLKYGPHGERVISGLRRVSRPGRRVYYGHAKAPPVLAGLGTSILTTSRGVMTGRDAAKAGVGGEVLCNVW; encoded by the coding sequence ATGGCTGATCAGATTGCCGACATGCTGACGAGGATTCGCAACGCGACGATGGGGCACCGCCCGCGGGTGGACGTCCCGGATTCGCGGCTGAAGGCCGACATTGCGCGGATTCTGGAGAGCGAAGGCTACATCGCCGGCTTCAGGCAGCTCGAGTTGAAGAACCCGCGGGGCGACCATCCGTTGCGCGTCCTGAGGCTCTATCTCAAGTACGGACCGCACGGCGAGCGCGTGATCTCCGGACTCAGGCGGGTCAGTCGGCCGGGACGTCGGGTCTACTACGGCCACGCCAAGGCGCCGCCGGTTCTGGCCGGTCTCGGCACCAGCATCCTGACGACGTCGCGGGGCGTGATGACGGGCCGCGACGCCGCGAAGGCCGGGGTCGGCGGCGAGGTGCTGTGCAATGTCTGGTAG
- a CDS encoding type Z 30S ribosomal protein S14 has translation MATTAKIVKERKPPKFRVRLRNRCRLCGRPRGYMRKFALCRLCFRKLALEGEIAGVIKSSW, from the coding sequence ATGGCCACCACCGCGAAGATCGTCAAGGAGAGGAAGCCGCCGAAGTTCCGCGTGCGGCTCCGGAATCGCTGCCGGCTGTGCGGCCGGCCGCGCGGGTACATGCGAAAGTTCGCCCTCTGCCGTCTCTGCTTCCGGAAGCTGGCGCTCGAAGGCGAGATCGCGGGCGTGATCAAGAGCAGTTGGTAG
- the rpmD gene encoding 50S ribosomal protein L30 has protein sequence MRPPAKRNDEAPRVRVTLVKSWIGYEKNQERIVRGLGLRRIGHSVDVVDNPSIRGMIRAVRHLVTTTEC, from the coding sequence ATGAGACCACCAGCGAAGCGCAACGACGAGGCGCCGCGCGTGCGCGTCACCCTCGTCAAGAGTTGGATAGGCTACGAGAAGAACCAGGAGCGAATCGTCCGGGGTCTCGGTCTGCGCCGCATCGGCCACTCGGTCGACGTGGTCGACAATCCGTCGATTCGGGGCATGATTCGGGCGGTGCGGCATCTGGTGACTACGACGGAGTGCTGA
- the rpmJ gene encoding 50S ribosomal protein L36 encodes MKVRASVKRMCSKCKIVRRRGVVRVICTNPKHKQRQG; translated from the coding sequence ATGAAAGTGCGGGCTTCCGTCAAACGGATGTGCAGCAAGTGCAAGATCGTGCGCCGGCGGGGTGTGGTGCGCGTGATCTGCACGAACCCGAAGCACAAGCAGAGGCAGGGGTAA